A DNA window from Desulfonatronum thiosulfatophilum contains the following coding sequences:
- a CDS encoding desulfoferrodoxin FeS4 iron-binding domain-containing protein, whose protein sequence is MANVGEMYKCEMCGNVVEVKEAGSGELSCCEAPMVKQ, encoded by the coding sequence ATGGCTAACGTAGGTGAAATGTATAAGTGTGAAATGTGCGGCAACGTCGTGGAAGTAAAGGAAGCCGGCAGCGGCGAACTGTCCTGCTGCGAAGCTCCCATGGTCAAGCAATAA